The following proteins are co-located in the Anaerolineales bacterium genome:
- a CDS encoding acyl-CoA thioesterase codes for EVRYADIDAQRHVNNVVFFTYMETARAAYLRHLGLWDGKEFLDIGIILVKAECEYLQPIVYGTALRVGVHTDRVGTKSLTLSYAIEDSEAARLMAKGQTVSVAYDYRRLRSMAVPPDWRRTIEAFEGAA; via the coding sequence CGAGGTCCGTTACGCGGACATCGACGCCCAGCGGCACGTGAACAACGTCGTCTTCTTCACCTACATGGAGACGGCCCGCGCCGCCTACCTGCGCCATCTCGGACTGTGGGACGGCAAGGAGTTCCTCGACATCGGCATCATTCTGGTCAAGGCGGAGTGTGAGTATCTGCAACCGATTGTCTACGGAACGGCCCTGCGTGTCGGCGTGCACACTGATCGCGTCGGTACCAAGAGCCTCACTCTATCGTATGCTATCGAGGACTCGGAAGCGGCGCGCCTGATGGCCAAGGGGCAAACCGTGTCGGTGGCCTACGACTACCGCCGCCTGCGATCGATGGCCGTGCCGCCCGACTGGCGCCGGACCATTGAGGCCTTTGAGGGCGCTGCTTAG